The Komagataeibacter sp. FNDCR2 nucleotide sequence TGCCCTTTGCTTTCGGCACGTTGCAGGTGTCCATTCCGCTGCCGCCGCAGGCACGCGGTATCCTGCCCCTGATCGATGGCGTGCGGCGCGTGGCCGACATCGCGGCGATCGTGGAAACGCGGGGCCTGTCAGCCACACGGTTCGCCCGGGTGTGGGGGCAGATCTTCACCACGCTGGAATCGCTCAACCGGGTGCTGCTGCGCGCGCCGGACTGACCGCCATGCCCCGTGGGGATGCGACGGCCCTGCCGATTGTCATATTTGGCGCGAAACTGCGACCCGACGGCACGGCGGGCCGCACGCTGCGGTTACGGGTCGCCGCCGCCCGGGCCTTTGGCGCGGGGCGGGGCGATGCGGTGGTGTATATGCCCACCGGCGGCCTGCCGGGACCGTCGGGCCTGACGGAAGCCGCGGTCATGACCCGGCTGCTGCTGGAAGCCGGTGTGCGGCCCGACGCCGTGGTGGAGGAAGGGACGGCGCCCGATACGCTGGCCTCGGTCATCGCATGTTCGCAGCTGCTGCGGCAGGCGGGGCATGCCGGGCCGGTCGCGGTGGCCAGCAGCGCCTATCACCTGCCGCGCTGCCTGCTGCTCATGCGCATGATGGGGTGGCGGGTCATCCGCGTGCCGCCGCCCGGTGTTCCCGCCGCGCGTGGATGGCGCGGGCGATGGTTCTGGCGCCTGCGCGAAGGGGCGGCGCTGCCATGGGATGCGCTGCTGCTCGCGTGCCGACGGTTGCGGGGTGATTGACACTGCCAGCCATAGCCCGCATCACGCGGGGGAGTTGAAGAAACAATATTAGTCTGGATGGAAGCCATGCCTGTGCAAGCCTTTGTTTTCCCCGGTCAGGGAAGTCAGTCAGTTGGAATGGGGCACGATCTGGCCCAGGCATTCGCGCCTGCGCGGGAAGTGTTTCAGGAAGTCGATGACGCACTGGGCCAGCACCTCTCGAAGCTGATTTTCGAAGGGCCGATGGACGAACTGACCCGGACCGATAACGCCCAGCCCGCGCTGATGGCGGTCTCCCTTGCGGTGCTGCGGGTGCTGGAGCGTGAGGGCGGGCTTGACCTGAAGCGTGACGTGGCGCTGGTGGCCGGTCACTCGCTGGGTGAATATTCCGCCCTGGCCGCGACCGGCGCGCTGGGCGTGGCCCAGACCGCGCGCCTGCTGCGCCTGCGCGGCAACGCCATGCAGAAGGCCGTGCCGCCGGGTGAGGGGGGCATGGCCGCCCTGATCGGCGTGGGCATGGACCTTGAGCGCGCCACCGCCCTGTGCGCGGAAGCCGCGAATTTTACCGATGAGGCGGGCCTGACCCACCGGCAGGTGCTTGAGGTCGCCAATGACAATGGCGGCGGGCAGGTGGTCGTGGCGGGGGAGATGGCGGCGATAGACCGTGTGATCGTGCTGGCGAAGGCGCAGGGCGTCAAGCGCGCGCTCAAGCTGCCGGTTTCGGCCCCGTTCCACTGCTCCATGATGGAACCCGCCGCCGTGGAAATGCGCGAAGCCCTGGCCGAGGCCCCGATCAGCCCCCCCGTCGTGCCGGTGGTGGCGAATGTCACGGCGGCCAAGGTGACCCAGCCCGACATGATCCGTGACCTGCTGGTGCGCCAGATCACGGGCACGGTGCGCTGGCGCGAAAGCGTTGACGCGATGGTGGCCATGGGCATCGACAGTTTTGTCGAAATCGGGGCGGGCAAGGTGCTGGCGGGGCTGGTGCGGCGCATCAATGGTGATGTCGCCACCTGCTCGGTCGGCACACCCGCCGATATCGAGGCCTATCTCGCCGCGCGCTGAATGCGCGCGGCATCCTGTTTCATTGATGGATAGCTGAAAGGGACGGACGGTTCA carries:
- the fabD gene encoding ACP S-malonyltransferase, whose translation is MGHDLAQAFAPAREVFQEVDDALGQHLSKLIFEGPMDELTRTDNAQPALMAVSLAVLRVLEREGGLDLKRDVALVAGHSLGEYSALAATGALGVAQTARLLRLRGNAMQKAVPPGEGGMAALIGVGMDLERATALCAEAANFTDEAGLTHRQVLEVANDNGGGQVVVAGEMAAIDRVIVLAKAQGVKRALKLPVSAPFHCSMMEPAAVEMREALAEAPISPPVVPVVANVTAAKVTQPDMIRDLLVRQITGTVRWRESVDAMVAMGIDSFVEIGAGKVLAGLVRRINGDVATCSVGTPADIEAYLAAR
- a CDS encoding YdcF family protein; translation: MPRGDATALPIVIFGAKLRPDGTAGRTLRLRVAAARAFGAGRGDAVVYMPTGGLPGPSGLTEAAVMTRLLLEAGVRPDAVVEEGTAPDTLASVIACSQLLRQAGHAGPVAVASSAYHLPRCLLLMRMMGWRVIRVPPPGVPAARGWRGRWFWRLREGAALPWDALLLACRRLRGD